ggcatggattccaACCCAGGAAACAAACAGGGGAACAACGCTTCCTCGATCTTATTATTGACCTCATACGGGACTCTGATTTGTCCACGGGGCACACCCAAAGTGGAGAACACGGATTCCTCGTTCAATGGCagtcttccacgtcccggaatcacaaattccctagaggcggggtcgtaaatctcaccaacccagtcgcatacagggttgactAGATTCGTGCACCGGACATTCATCAgagcctgcatacccatctcagcagcagctccTTTCTGATCGTCGATAAATCTATCAGTCAATGAAGTCAGTCGTTCCTGGGAGGCCCTGTTGTGAGTACGTTTCTTCTTCTACAAAAAACAGACAAatgatcagttgttgccatgttttcaCTGTCATGAAATTTTAGTTCATGACAGACGACTGCAAAGCTCGAGGTGGCAACCAATAACATATGCACGAGGAAGAGGATGTGTGGACAGTTACCTCGTTGCCCTCTTTTCTCCGTCCAGTTGCCCGATTCtgctgtggtggatccatgaaatcatcatcacCGTTTTGATGATCGCCGCGAGCCATTCTACTGAGGTAAGAACAGACCAAATTGTCACGGTGGAAATGAAAATGCAGGAAgtaagcagttgccacctaacagaatGTCCTTGCCGCATGGGCTTGAGTgaaaatgtcaactagtgaatGCAAAATATCACATGAACACGCACGCACCCCCCCTATGATTGTCAAAAACATAAATGTGGCAATTAAGCACATTTGTTacatttaaaaaaatgtacacATCGTAAATGCACTTAAAAACAAAATGTTGAAGTTGACATGTTAGCACAAGATAGTACGAAAGAAAGTCACAAAATCCTCCACTGCACAAACCTAAGATGTGGCAGCTCACACCCTGTCCTCATACAACAATGACTTGCCATGTGTTCAATGGCAAAAATGTGCTAGgttgaaattgccatgttaaaTGCAACACAGAATTCAAAAAAGCGATGAAAAACATCTAATGAACAACCTGGAATTGCCAGTGTGTTTAGATATCACAAGTCATCATGGCAAAACATGAAAATTGCGTTTGCCGTATAATGAATTTGCCACATTATACTGACTGTAACATGGCAACAGACATGCTGTGTTCAGACAAATACttgccacatggaaagcatatATATGGCATCTGACACAATTGATGTGTAAATTAGTTGCCATGTTATGCAGCCAATTCGCCACATTATCCTGTCTACAACATGGCAACAGCCAAAGTGTGTTCACAGTCTATTTGCCACAAGAATATACTATCCAAGTGGCAATAGACACAGTTGATGTGCAAATTAGTTGCCATCCAGTGCAATTGGTTGCTGAAACTGCAGTGACTACCGATTTACTACACTTTACCATTCCTacagtgtggcaactatcacaatcATTCAGcaaaaattagttgccacatggaaaacatgtttgtggcaactatcacagtcattagagaaattagttgccacatggaaaagcatgtttgtggcaactatcacagtcattcaaGAAATTAGTTGCCGCATGGAAAGCaagtttgtggcaactatcacagtcattcagGATATTAGTTGCCATACAGTCATGATAGTTACTCAAACCACCACGTTTGCCTTCATACTGCAGTTTTAAAAAcaactaactagatctagggttcaatggcaactaTAATGACTTGAAATTCATCCCCAAAATTCTCCCCGAACTGATCGCAAATACCACTTCGAAGCAATGCGCAACTATCAGATCGGAAAACAACGGCCCAATCCCAAGGCACAACCAGTGTGTGTCTCCGGACAGGCAGAACCACACCGGCGAGACCGCCACCGCGGCGGCGACGAAACTGCCCAGTGCCACCGAAAATGGCAAGCACAGGACTCCGCTGCCGGCGGGAACACCGGCGCATCGCCAAATCGCCTAAATCTCTACAAATCTCGAGCGAAGCATCGAACACGGAGGGAAGGGGAGAAAATGCAGGCAAGGATTGTGAGAGTGGGagcgagcattaccttcaatcTGTAGGCGCTCCGGTCCGGCGAGTACCACCGACGGTCGCGAACACCATCGACTCTTCCACCTCCGTCGTCGCCttctcccctcgtcttctcctccAATCGTCTGAAATGCGAAGTGGGTTGTGCGAGTAACTGTGGGGATGagtaaatggaaccgtgagggGGAGGTGGGCGAAGTGCgcgacgtgtttgacgtcaaccaCGGTCGGtgcgtggcgtgcgggcgcatagcagttccaccgcacgcccccGAGTGGCAACCGCTGACCNNNNNNNNNNNNNNNNNNNNNNNNNNNNNNNNNNNNNNNNNNNNNNNNNNNNNNNNNNNNNNNNNNNNNNNNNNNNNNNNNNNNNNNNNNNNNNNNNNNNNNNNNNNNNNNNNNNNNNNNNNNNNNNNNNNNNNNNNNNNNNNNNNNNNNNNNNNNNNNNNNNNNNNNNNNNNNNNNNNNNNNNNNNNNNNNNNNNNNNNNNNNNNNNNNNNNNNNNNNNNNNNNNNNNNNNgaactatgtcacacaccacacacgcgccttgtcctacgtggcacagaaaatcggccagattgtgccaagattcgtgcatatagtactggacggtgatggatgcgtgtggtcgagatggtcaatgcccacacgtgtgggcgttaacatttccgtttttTTAACACAACACAATCGAAGTCGCTGATATACACGAGCGTATACTCACCCATATgatcacacgcacaccctaccctatgagcacctttgaaagactgagccggcacatcatcttgagattgacaaaaGAAGCAAAATCTACTATAGCGTTTGGCCAGCCTTTTTTTGGCTTGATTTTTTATTTCCAATGGTTTCTATTAAAATACATTGCAAAAAAGATATATCAGAGCATTAGACATTTGTGGATTTCAAAAAACATTCATGAATTCAGGGAAAAAATCCCGATTtttaaaatgtttgtgaatttaaaaaattgCAAGCTAAAAAATTCAAATTTCCAAAAATGCTGGCTTCATAAATGTTTAAGATTTATTATTTCCTGAATTTAGAGAAAAAAATgaattttcaaaaaaatcataattGTTTAAACGTTCCTGGATTTCAGCAAATCTTCATGATTTTAAAATATATGGTCACAAATATTGAATATGTTCATGGATTCAAAAAAAATCGGATATGGAAAAATGTTCTTGAATCCAGaaaaaaaatgttcgcaaattcgAAGAATGTTCATGAATGGCTTTCAAAAAATATTAATGAAATTTAATATTTAcaaaataaaggaaaataaaagGGAGAAACCTATAAAATCAGAAAAAAGGAATTTTCACTAGAAGGAAGATTCTAGAAGCAAACCTTCCCAAAACCGATGGGAGAAAGAACAGTGGACCGGCCTACGAACGCTCAGCGGGGGCATGTGGTCGGTATCCAGTGACCCACGTGTGGAATAGAAATCCCATCGACTCTCTACTTGGACTTtccaataaaaagaaaaggaaaaacactACAACTTCCAAACTTATGATGTCAAGTGTAAAAAGAACATTTGGTCTCCACCACTAAGGGCATGAGACCTTTGCTAAACATGTATAATTTCCCTAGTTTTCCTTACTAACTTTGTAACATGCTCTTTATGTTACACCATTGTACATTGCCACTACTAATTATAAATGAAAAAGACTCACATTAGGGGTTTCCCTACAGTTTTGGGTCAAAAAAAGAAAGTTCAAGGATGAATATGTCTCTCTTTTCTACTATGATTGTTTACTCCCTACTGTGTAGTCTATAGTATAAGTTTAATGGTTATGTCACAATAAAATTGATTCATATGCCGACAAAGAAAATGGAAACATCAAAGGTCAAAAGGAAAAGTAGGGAATAAGACTTCTCTATTTCCTCAAATAACATGGGAACTGCTAAAAGAAATCAATACTTAAGCTCCTACTAAAAAAATTAGCATTGGAAGTGAAAGATTGGGGCTAAATCTTGGGTCATGCAAGGCCTATAATCAGCCGCCAAATGCACGCGCCAAGGTGGAGGGGTTGCGGGGAGGGCAGGAAACAGTGGGAGGTGAAACGGCGGAGCAAGAAGAACAAGACTGAATGTAAATTAACCAACGATCATTGTACAAGCCCTAAGATGAAAAGATAGGGCAACCCCATGTTAGTTTCCTTTAAAAATATCATGAAGCAACGTTGACAAAACCTACTGAACTAATAGTATTTGGTTGATGACGGCGGAGCAAGAAGAACAAGGCTGCATGTAAATTAACCAACGGTCATTGTACAAGCCCTAAGATGAAAACACAGGGGCAACCATGTTAGTTTTCTTTAAAAATATCATTGAGCAACGTTGACAGAACCTACTGAACTAATTGTGTTTGGTTGATGACAGTGAAACAAAGAGAACAAGGCTGCATGTAAATTAACCAACGGCCATTGTACAAGCCCTAAGATGAAAACACATGGGCAATCATATTAGTTTTCCTAAAAAATATCAttgagcaacattgacacaacctaCTAAActaattgtatttggttgatgacgGCGGAGCAAGAAGAACAAGGCTGCATGTAAATTAACCAACGGTCGTTGTACAAGCCCTAAGACGAAAACATAGGGCAACCATGTTAGCTTTCCTAAAAATATTATTTAGCAACGTTGACACAACCTACTGAACTTTGTATTTGGTTGATGACATGAGTATTTTTTTACCAACAAAATTGCGCACCTACAGACGGAGATGCTCTAACAGGACTGTCTTCTTTCTGTTTGGCGGAAACTCTACTAGGACTGTCTATTCGCATCATTTTCTCAATGGCAAGTACTATTGTGCAGTCCTGATCCTTTTTGGCATTTATTGCGAAGCACAGAGACTGTTCAGGTATTACTATTACTCCCTCAGTTCCATATTACAGTGCGTATAAGGTTTTGGATAAAATTCCGGAATGTAGTGCGCATTAACATTTTTGGACGAAGATATCCACATGCAAGAGAGTCTGACAAAAGCAAAAGGCATTTCTAGTCTAGATAAAAGTGACAGCACATGCGTTGGTATAAACGCCATAAACAAGGCGCACTATAtagaggaacggagggagtactcctaATTATTTACcccctctgtaaattaatataagagcgtttagatcactattttagtattctaaacgctcttatattagtttacggagggagtacattgttgCAAAGAACAGGGACAGCAGTTGAGGTCTGCAAGACTGCAACTGTACTACAGCTTGTTGGGATCATTTTCTTAATGGCATTATTGCCAAGATCAGTTCTGGTCTGCACGAATAAGATTGCACGCGCACAATGTTGGCAGTTGGCACCAAACGGCGCCATTAGCATGGAAGGCGCACCATACAGTGCCGAGTGTTCAACACTGCCCTCCACGACCTTTTCGAACCGGAAGTTTCTTCCCCTAACCCACTCTTCCACTAACCCAGAGAAGAAATTTCCTCGCAAGATGCGGAAAATTCCACCGGCCGGTCGATAAAGGAGTCAATAAGAACACACCAGACTTCATTCACCGTCACGCCAAGTTTTCCAACATTCACGCGCCAACGCAAACACGTCAACCACAAGACTAGAACATCACTACTAGTTCCAACACGCAAAGTTTGATCAAACGTATCAAATGAATGAGCACAAAGACAACACGGCCAAATTATTAGCGATTCGAGCCCAATAGAGACAGAAATTTACAGAACATATCATGTTAAAACTCATATTTACATTACCATATCACACTAGCAGCGCACAGAGGCGCCGGCGATTTTGAGCGGAAAATCTGAAGACGAAAGAACTGAATAAATACCAAGAGCGTACAAAAGAACTGTGCTGCTGCACATCCGATCCTCCCCGACGATCTAGAAATCGAAGCCACCGCCGTCGTCGAACCCGGCGTCGTAGCCGGCATCATACCCGCCGGCGGAGTCGGAGATCATGTCGCCTATGAGGAGCCCGCCGAGCGCGCCTCCGAGGAGCCCCGCGCCGAGGCCCATCCCCATGCCGCTCTTCTTCGGCGGCTTCACGGCCTGCTGCTGGTACCCGTACCCGGCGGGCTGCTGTGGTGGATAGCCGTAGCCGCCGTACCCTCCTTGCGGCGGCGGGGGCGGGTAGCCGTACCCGGCCGGCTGCTGCGGTGGGTACCCGTAGCCGTACTGCGGGGGCGGGGCGCCGTAGGGAGCGCCGGTGCTGGGTCCCGCCGCGGCCGCTGGGTAGGCCGTCACTGGCTCGCCTGCCTTCGCCGGCTTTCCTGACGGACCAGCGGGTGGGTAGCCGGCGGGTGCGGGGTAGGCGGTGGATGGCTCGCCTGTCTTGCCAGCGGGTGGGTAGCCGGAGGGAGGCGGGTAGGCACCAGCGGTTGCTGCCCCGTCGGCCTTCGCCGCCTGCGGGTACGCGGACTGAGGCGGGTACGCGTTACCAGGCGGTGGATAGGCGGACGGAGCCCCGTAGGCGTCGGCCTTGCCGGCCGGAGGATACGCGCCCTGCGGCGGGTACGCGGCGGCGGGGGGAGGCTGCGCGTACGCGGCCTGCGCACCACCGTAGGCGCCAGCGGCCTGGCCCTGTGTCACCTCGCCGAGCTTATACGAGAAGTTGAGGACCCCCTGGGGCTTCCCGGACCCGATCTTGCGGACCTGGTAGGCGACGAACTTGACCGGAACAGGGCCCTCAGGGGCGCCGGAGAGCAGCTCGGAGAGCGGGATGTGGACCTCGCCGACGTCGCGGTCGCCGAGGGCGCGCTCGGCGCGGAGCAGCACGTGGACGGACCCCGCGGCGTTGGCGGGGACGGTGAACCGGACAGTCGCGTTCCAGGTCGGGTTGCGGCCGCCGGCGCGGTCGGTGGCGACGCGCTGGCGCGAGCGCGGGTCGCCGGAGAGGGAGACGACCGCGTACACCTCCATGGCCGAGAAGAGGTTCACGTCCTTGAGGTCCTTGCCCGATATCAGGGTCAGCTCCAGCGCCCTCTGCGCCATGGCGTCGACGGTCTTGGCGATCTCGGTGTCGATTGCGATTTCTGTGGATCGAGAGAGAGGGGAGAGCAGATCTGGCTGTGGATGGATGTATCCGAAGACTCGGTGGTGGGATCGTTAGGAGAGCACAGGGCTGCGCGTATTATATGGCGGGGAGGGAGCGGAGGGGGTTGCGAGGGTGCTTCTCCCACGCTCATGCTTGGCCCTTAAGGCTGATGCCTGGGCCATGTTCCCCGTGGGTCCGTCATGACAGTGGAATGAGTATGGGCTGTGGTAGGTCCTTCGTGAATAACGCGTCGTTCTCAGTCGGTTTCGCGACACGCGGACGGCGGGGGCTCCCCACTCAGCATGCATGACGCGTGGTCCCCGGGATGCGGCGGGTCCCACGTGTCATCGAGGGGAGGCGGTGCGCGTGTTCTAGGCGGCGGCGGTTGCGTCACGAATCATCGCCCCGTCCCCACAGTAGAGGGATTGAATTGAAAAAAAATAGTCGTGCCGTTCAGGTTAGTGCGGTGGGGCCCGCGCGTCGGCTCCCAGCGGACATGACGTCCTTGGGTGTGCCATCCTCTCTACCCAAAGTGGACCCCACGCACGCACGTTGACGGCTGACCGGCGCCCGTGTGGGTGGGGCGGCGCAGCCTCGCGACGAATCTCGGCCGTCGTTAGTGGCGGCGGCAGGTCAGGATTCGTATTCCCTTCTGTTTCCTGTGCGGTTGCACTTGCAGGCTAAGGAAAAGTGAGTGCGCGTGACGGGAGAGAAAGGGAAGCACTCTCTCTCGACGCGGGCACGACGCGGCTGCTCCGTCGCCGTAGCTTTCCGCGCATTGCACCTGTAGTAGTACTGCACACGGAAGGAAGGAGGGATTCGTTCGCCTTTGGTTGGGGCCCTGCACCTGCTGCATCCTGCATGGTGTGGCTCGCCGGACACCGCTCGAGTAAAGTACTAGTAGACGTCCTACGCGCTATGATATGATTTTATTTTTTTAACACTATACAAACGCAGGGACTCATATATACGTGCATATACTCGCTCATACCCAGAACATTATATCCGGCAAAGAATTTGCCTCCAGGTTTACCCACTTGggtgaaagcaacttgggaagctaTCAAGTGCAGCCACGTGTATTAATTTGGGCTCCTACAGGGTACAATTTGGTGGTGACTTTACTCTTTCGGTGTAAATTTTGTTAACATGGTTTGTGTTTTGCGTGTGCGTTTGCGTGTGGACCATGCCATCCTTTACCCGTATGTTTTCCAAATGAGATTCTCAAACATGCAATCTGTCCCCCCCTTGGTGTCAGCCGGTGAATTTGGCAGCAAGTGCATGGATGCATGCACGCAGTGGTGAGAAATGACTAGCCTATGTACATGTACTCCTGGTTCCAGCGTTTTTTGGACAGCTGATTAGTATAGGCGGTCGCTGTTTTTTTTTCACTTTGTTATTATCTTCTCTGCGTTTTGTCCCGAAAACTTTTCATGCATATCTTAATCCCATCGCCCCCGCCCGGCCGCTCACCACCGTAGCTCCATATAAAATGCCCCCaactcctccggaggtggaggtcacCAGTGTTCGCTCACGCTTCACTGAAGCACCCACGCGTCGGCCAGTGTCTCGACGAAAAACCTACCGCCGCGCCCTTATCCTCCCTTCCTCTCTTCTCTCTGCCGGAGCCTGAGGGTAGGCCGCACGAGCACAGAGCATGCCGTGCACGGGAGCTCCGGCTTCTACCGGCGCGAACAGGAGGTATGCAGGGATGTGGTGGCGCGGACGAGGGACGGTGGCACGGTATATGGTGTGGAGAGAGAGGGGTCGTAGTCCACGGGccgatggcggcggcgacgacgacggtctCCACCGCGCCTATACCCGCGGCGATGGCGCCTCGAATTTCCGCAGGGCGGCTGTCGGTAGCAACATGGCCTCCGTGTCGTGGCTCTCGACTCCGGAGATCCTATGGCCCCATCCTCCTCCCCGCGACGACACCCATGTCTTTCGGCTTCGGCGAGGGGTGGATTCAGAGCGCGGGTCGCCGTGGCGGCCAGCTGCGTGGAAGTTAGGCCTCCACCTTGAGTTAGGGACGGGAGACACGCGTATGCAACCCAGCACGCGAGGCTGGCGACCTCGGCCGCTAAGGTGACGACGACGCATGAGTTCGGTGCGACGCACGCGAGTGTGCCCTGGACACGACGAGCGTGGACTGCCAGGCCTTGGGCAACGATCAGATCTTACGTGCTTCCGGTGCAATTCATGCAAGGTCGACGTGCTGGCGACCGCCAAGAGCAACTGGAGGTCCGTGGCCAGTGCCGACGCCGCTACCCTCGCGCTCCTCATTCTTGCCAATTGCCTCGGCTGTTGCGGCCTCCGTGTCAATGCCGCTGCGGCGACGACCGTTACTACTGATCGCTTATTTTTTCGTTCATTGGGGATGGGATGGTTGATTTCATGATTCGGATTGAAAGAATCAGATTTGACAAACCCTATGAGATAAGAGTCAAGCAATTTTGTCTTTTGCAGTAATTTTGATATACTTGTGGTCTTACCGTATCAGTTTCCATTACAGGAATACAGGGTGAAGACTGATGATGCATGCTTCTTTGTTCAATGGCTGGATGCAGAATGTGAGTGCATGAGTCGTGGCTATATTTTCCATCACAATTCTTCATGTGCTTGCTCAAAATGTTAAAATTTATTTGAATATATATTGGAACTGCAGTCCTGATAGCCGTTGGATCATGACTTATTGTGTCGTCCTTCTGGTCAGTATTTGTGAGATATCTATCGACGATGGCAAGAAGGCTGTTGCTTCTCATTTCTTGGTTGTTCAGAGTTAAGGAGCTAGAGACATATATGCATACTTTTTTTCTTATGGGAAACTAACTGAAACGTCTCTTTGGGATTAAGGTGAATATATGGTTTCTACTTTCCTATACAACCACTCACTATCACAACTAAATGTACCTAAAATGATGCAAGTGAGTATAGTTTGTTTGTTATGGGAAACTAATCAGTCAATAGACTACAAAATAGGCAATATCCTTTCTTCAACCGCGTGGCGTGTCACCGCATATATGATACCACATACAGATGTTTATGTGTTTCCATTCAAAGTTAATTGTTAGCCACAGGTGATGATAACACCGAGATTTACATATACTTTATTTGAATAACAGTTCATAGTAGTTTATGTTACAATTAACAACACCATAAATTTCTGTTAACTTGGCATTGAGGGGAAAGAACTGGACTCTTTGGTGACTTGATATCGTCAATACATTTCCGAAAGAAATATACCATGTAAGCATGTATTTCCATCTCTTCGAGGTTATAAGAACATATCTGATAGACTGTTTTTGCATCATTTCATTTTAAGTGGGCTAATTGAGAAGAGACAGGATCATTGGTTCTTTGATGCTATGTACAGGATCAGCATATAGTATGGTGGTCTATTGGCGTTGGCGGTTCTGAAGGCATGTAGGAAATAATGTAAGCCTACGCGTCACATTCAACATCTAGCTGGAAAAGAGCTTTCGTTAAAAAATGTGAAAAGCAGAGTGCAGATGTAAATGAGATGACATCATAGTAGCCACTAATTTCATGCAATGGAAAATTAGCTGAATAGGCCTTAAGAAAATTTTCTTCCGTGGCCGAAGAAAAATTAAGGAATAGGCTTGATCACCCATAGGACCCTAAGGAAAAAATGTTCAGGGTTTTACTGTAAAAAGATAACAAGAGGGATGTACATTCTGCTAACTCATAGCGTAGCTCGCTTCCTCCTTCTTTAACCATTTGCAGAGTTGTCCTATAGAAACAGAAATTCTGAACATATAAAGTAAAATTCAACGGTTCTCCCTAAACAAGGGTGTCTTCCACCATCTAGGGGTGTCCTAACTCCTTCCGGCAACAACCCTAAACCCAGTTTGCCACTGCAAGAAATttctaaaaaaaaaagaaaatagaaacCTACCGGGATATAGAGAAGGTAGTACATTTAGTGAAAAATGTGCCTCCCTGttctaaagtgaaataacagtgagATGCAAGTCGTATCAACAGGAGATTCTACAGTGTGCCATTCTAGAATTTAAGAATATTCTCCTAGCATATGATTAGTTGGTTTTTCAGAGACATACAAAATGTTTAGAGGCTTAAATAATTTCTCTTGACATTAGCACCACTAAGTCAACCTGTAGGCGTAGATGTGGGTCATAACAATTCTGCTGTTTTACCACCGTATACAGACCTCCTTCGTGGTGTCTAAGCAACCAAATCCTTCAATCACTATGGCCATGTTAAAGATCACAAGCTCTAGGCGAGCTATTCCTTTTCTTATCTTCGCATGCCAACATTGGCATACAGAACTTTGTCATCTCAAAACTAAACACACTTCATATAGGCAGACTGTATCGACGAGCGCGGTGTGCCGCCGCGCAGGCTTTGCTAGTATATGCTAAATTCAAGCAGCGGTACAATACTCCAGAAAGATATGGAAAATTACAAACAGGTACCTGGGACCAATTCACCGGCCCGCCGGCCACCGCTCACTCCTCAAACCAGCAAGTACCCTTGGGCAATGCGCATATGTTGATGACGTCCGAGAAGTCTACATCTTCGATCCAGTCGGACCAACACGCCGGAAAGAGGATTAACCAATAGAGCAACACCCACATGCGCCACCTCAAGACGTCTTGAGCACGTCGAGACACAGCCACCCGCGAAATCCAATACTAGATTTGAAGTCCATAAACAACAACAAGCAGCTTCTCGACGAAGCTCAAGACCACGGCGTTGATACTACGGGGCTGCTTGGATTCAGCCCACGTCCCCTGACCAAAACGCGGGCGTGCCAATTTTTTGGCGATCAAATCCGCTGCCAACGTTTCGCCCAGAAGTTGGTGTGCAATCCTAGCTGGCACCCAAAAC
The Triticum dicoccoides isolate Atlit2015 ecotype Zavitan chromosome 3A, WEW_v2.0, whole genome shotgun sequence genome window above contains:
- the LOC119270265 gene encoding protein SRC2-like isoform X1 — translated: MAQRALELTLISGKDLKDVNLFSAMEVYAVVSLSGDPRSRQRVATDRAGGRNPTWNATVRFTVPANAAGSVHVLLRAERALGDRDVGEVHIPLSELLSGAPEGPVPVKFVAYQVRKIGSGKPQGVLNFSYKLGEVTQGQAAGAYGGAQAAYAQPPPAAAYPPQGAYPPAGKADAYGAPSAYPPPGNAYPPQSAYPQAAKADGAATAGAYPPPSGYPPAGKTGEPSTAYPAPAGYPPAGPSGKPAKAGEPVTAYPAAAAGPSTGAPYGAPPPQYGYGYPPQQPAGYGYPPPPPQGGYGGYGYPPQQPAGYGYQQQAVKPPKKSGMGMGLGAGLLGGALGGLLIGDMISDSAGGYDAGYDAGFDDGGGFDF
- the LOC119270265 gene encoding protein SRC2-like isoform X2 — encoded protein: MAQRALELTLISGKDLKDVNLFSAMEVYAVVSLSGDPRSRQRVATDRAGGRNPTWNATVRFTVPANAAGSVHVLLRAELLSGAPEGPVPVKFVAYQVRKIGSGKPQGVLNFSYKLGEVTQGQAAGAYGGAQAAYAQPPPAAAYPPQGAYPPAGKADAYGAPSAYPPPGNAYPPQSAYPQAAKADGAATAGAYPPPSGYPPAGKTGEPSTAYPAPAGYPPAGPSGKPAKAGEPVTAYPAAAAGPSTGAPYGAPPPQYGYGYPPQQPAGYGYPPPPPQGGYGGYGYPPQQPAGYGYQQQAVKPPKKSGMGMGLGAGLLGGALGGLLIGDMISDSAGGYDAGYDAGFDDGGGFDF